In Halorussus salilacus, the DNA window TGGAACAGTAATGAGCGTCCCATCGAAATGCTGGACCTCAGACACGCTTATCGTCCCCCGGAGCCACCAGTTGTTCCTCCGTGGATCGGAGGCTGACCCAGAATCTCCTTGACTGAGAGCCTGCTGCTGATTTGCAGGGTAAGTCGAAAACGAATCTAGCCAAACGGGGACATATCATATTGAGGGTCCTCACAGTCCACCTACAAGAACGTTGGTGCTACGCTAAAACTGAAATTTGCCTCATCAGGATGCTACATATTTATACTATGCCGGGGTCAAGTTCCTCTATGACAGACCTATCTGACGGTTCTGATTTCATCGCAGACGCTGAATGGCATAACGAATGGTGGGATACAGGCAATGGTTCACTATCTGAGTTAGAACAAACCGCTTCTCTAGACCCCCGATCAGACTTACTCAAAGTACTGCAGTCCATTGATGACGAGCGAGAAGACGGGACTGAGAGTCTCGTGTATCCCATTTACGGACCGACCGGAATCGGCAAAACGACGCTTCTTCAGCAATTCACCGCTACAATCCTTGATTCAGACACCGTTGACTTCTCTCCCGGCCATCGTGATTTAGATATCGTCGGCTCCGTTGATCCACGCCAGATCCTCTATGTCCCTCTTGAGGATTCTCTCTACCATCTCGAACCTTCAAGCAGCGCTGTGGAAAAACTGGAAGACGTTATCGACTATTTCCGTTCTCACGTCGCTCCACGTCGAGGTCGTAAGTACATCATCCTCGACGATATCGGGGCTCTGCGACTCGATGAAGATGAACAGAGCGCTCTTCTAGACCTCGTAGATGATGATACCTATCTATTGCTGACCGGCATTGTAGAATCGCAGGTCGACCTGCGTGAGATCTCGGCTTCGAGCGAGCCCAAAATCAATTATCCTCGTGCGATGCTGCCGATGAAGTTCATCGACACTATCAAGCAGGGAGCATATGATGACTCTGCGTTACTCGAGACAGACCCTGATTTTGCTCTTCGCGTGGAGTCCCATCAAACGAGGAGTATGGACGGTGAGGCGCTGATAAAGGATGTCCGGAGTAATTTGTCTGAATCGGAAAACTTGGATGACGCAGTCGCGTCGTTAAATCAGCTTTACTTTGAAGCCTTCTCAGACGTTGAGCGAGATGGTCTGTATGAGGCCGCTCGTGAGTACTTGCAGAAAGGTGGAATATTCCTACGTGCTACGGAAACCCCGGTCAAAAACGAACTCATCCGATCTCATCTGCTCCTGTATCTCTACAAGGAACTCGCAGAGTATGAATCGATTCAACGACCTGAGAACCTCCATCGAATCGCTTCATTAGCTGCGAGCCAAGCTGGGAACGAGCTTCGATATACGGATATCAGTGACCAGCTGGAAGTCGATCGGCGGACTATCGATTCGTATCTATCCGTACTGGATGACGGACTCTCCGTTTCGGAATCCCACGACTTCTCACTTCAACGCCACCGCCGTACTCGACTCTACCTTCGGAATCCGCGCCACGTTGTACTTCTGTCCCAACGTCAGGAGCACCACGGATTCGAAACATACGAGAAGACCGGATCGCTCAATCACGAGTTCGAGTACAAGCTAGCTCGGACCGTCGCCTTTGACCATGCGAAACGACTGGCGTGGAGGGTTGGTGGATCGGGAGATGAGGATCCTCAGGTCGAATACTTCGAGACTGAGTCGGGGACGGTCGACTACATCCTCCACAATGAGGATGGAGTAGTTGTCCCGTTCGTTCTCTCCTATCATCCACACGCAGGGAATGCTGATACAATCGCAGCCGAATTCGATCCGACTGTCGGGAAGCATCCAATACCCGGCGGAGAGGAGCTTTTCGACCTCGATTACGAAGCTCCCTACAGGTTCATCATTACGGATAGCCTACCAAAGGAAGTGACGCAGTCGGGTTCACTCGTTGTCGAGCGGGATGGCGTCAACCTCTGTTACATTCCCTACTGGCTGTTCCTCCTCATCTGCTAACCACTATAGGTCCACTTCCGAACCGATCGAAGCTGAAATTATTTGATGATCTCGGTATTTCACGATGCTGCAAGTGTACACCTAATTCCCGCCCAATCTATCTCACCCAGAGACAATACATTTTATATTAATAGATTCTGTCGTCAGCACATATGATGGAGACGCTTGAGGACTTTGTTTCAAAACTTAACAAGCGGGCGTTTCTGCCGGGACTGCAGCGAGAGTTTGTCTGGAAAGAAGAGCAGATCGCAATGCTCTTCGACTCATTTATCCGCGGGTACCCTGTCGGTCAGGTAACGCTGTGGGATATCGATAGTGCCGAAGACAACTTCGCCACCTACGAATTCATCCGTAAGTACATCGACGGCGATGGACGGGTACCTCGACGAGTTCGCGACCGTGACGCCCGACGCTATAACAAGCGCGTTGCAATTGAGGATATCATCTGTGATTATCTCGTCATTGATGGGCAACAGCGACTAAATTCGGCATACGTTGGCCTCTGTGGTTCGTTGTTCACATATTCGGGTGGGAGTGCCGGCAGTCGGGCAGACGAACGGTTCTGGAGCGAGAAAGTCCTCTGTATCAACCTTCTCGGTAGCCCCGAGTACCGCGATGCCGATGGGCTGGGGCTAGCAGGTAACTACGAATTCGAGTTCCGGGGGACGGACACTCTAGATCCCGAAAGCGAGATTGGCTACGAAAAGACATCATTAAATGACGATGACATCCATCGTCTATGGTTTCCCGTTCACGAATTCGTCACCGAGGGCGGCGCGGAACGAGAGACGAGCACGGTGGATCAAGAAGTGGAACAACAGATTGAGAACCTAGAATTGAGTGCGACGGGACCACAGAGACGGGCGCTGCACCGCGTAGCGCAACGAGTCGTCACGAAATTCCGCCAGAATGTGCTGGGCTACGAACTTCCGAGTACGACGGTCAAGTACTCTTCTCAAGAGGTTCATACGATCTTCTCGCGTATCAACCTAGCCGGAGAGAGTCCTCAGCCATACCAGTACACCCAGTCGTTGTTAGCCACCTACTGTCCGTACACCGAAGAAGACGCGTTCCATCCACGCGAGAAGTTAAAATCGCATATCGAGACACTGTCCGACCGTCACCCAGCTTTCGAGACGGAGATTACGAGACAGTTCCTCACCCGCTGCTTGATTTATCTGATTAATGAAGATCTCCTTCAGACTACGGTCGAAGCATTCTCGAAAGATGATGAGGTGAAGGCTATGCGCAATAAGTGGATTGCCCCCGACGACATGGGGAACCCACACGGCCGCTTCGAAACGGCCATCGACAGAGGCTTTCAAACGGTCGGTAACGTCGGATTGGCGCCGAAGTCGATGCCGAGTATACTTCTCGTCGCCCTCTTGGCGAAATTCTACTATGAGAATCCTGACGCCGAGGTCAACGAAGCGAACGAACGAGCGGCGTTCCGCTTTGTTGCTAAGTCCCAGTTGCTCAATGCGTTAACTGGCTCACAAGCCCGGTCTATGGCCCAATCACTGTCTGATCTTCGGCCAGAAGACGGCTTTGAGACGTTTCCAGGTGACCAGCTGCTTGATGATCTGGACCTACACCTCACCGCAGAACACGTAGACAAAGCCGTTGAGAACGCACGCTATGATAATGGTGCGAGCGATGGTGATACATTCACCCACAAAGGTGTCGCGGCAATCCTCGGGCTGCTTGATGAAGGGCACGCGGATCTTGATATTGAGCGACTCAGCGTTGATCATATCTATCCGAAAGCATGTGCTGATGACATCCCACCGGCGGGTCCCGATAGTGACGGAGTCAAGATCCACCGCATTGGTAACCTTCAGCTCCTCGACGCTGCGGAGAACCGTCGGAAGGGCGACACACTCCCCGAAGAATGGCTCAACGGGCTTGGTGAGGCCGAAGCGGATCATTATCGCACCGTGAACCGCTACCCCGAGAGCATCACCCCGACGCTAGAAAACTTCCAAGAATTCGTCGAGCGACGAGAAGCTGCAATGAAAGAGGCGCTCAAGGAGAAATACGCCGTATCGGCGGTCGAACCGTAGTCAGTGTTGTTGGCGGAGATTTGCTTGGAGAATATCTACAACTGACGGAGCGTTAGCAGCGGTATTTTTATTTGCCCCTGACGGGTGCGGGGCTACTCAGAATTGCCTCGTAATGATCGGAAATGGTTACGAGAGACATCTCCAAGACGAGCTTCGGCGAACAAATCAGTAGAACAAATTTGGTTGCGACTCGGCTGGAATGGCTTGGAATGGAGCTTCAGGTGGAATCATGAGTTCTCAAATCAAGCCGGGAATCCGTGAGAAGGTGACTAATCCTTTGAACGAGATCTCCGCGAGGACTGGTGATTCGTCTTATCAGGTTTTCTCTGATTTCCTCGATCTGACTATTTCAAGCTTCTCCGGTGATGAACGGCAATACTCGACTCGAGTTGAGCGATATCGTGCTGACGGCCACGACATGGCCACCGTGAAGGACCTTCTTCAACTCCATGCAAAAGCCCTTAGCGGGCTTACCGTTGGGTTAGAAAAAACTAATGAAGATATTCTTGGTTTTATTTATGAACATTACTCAACTACCTCAGATAACTTTGCACAGCACTTCACACCTGGCTCAGTTAGTGGTACAATGGCTGAAATAGCGTTCCCAGATGAGGACAAAATCTGCGATGCTTCGCCTGACGACCCGCTTCTTATCGGTGATCTCAGTGGGTGCGGAAGCGGAAGCCTTCTGTTGAAGAGTGCAGATCGTCTTCAAAATATACGAGGAGACTGTCCAGCTATCTACGTTGGATGGGATATTGATCCAGACTGCGCGAAGATGTGTGTCATTAACTTCGTGTTGAATGGACTCCCAGGGTATGTGCTTCAGGGAGATACGCTTCGAGTTCAGGTGAATCGATGCTGGAAAATCGAACCCACAAATCTGTCTCAGGAGAAAATGCCTGTTTCCGAAATCCCCGACAGTGATCAAAAAGAGATAATCGATGAACTAGCGATAACTGTCTAAAGAGGGTCAACTCCTCTGATCGGTAGCTACGCCTAACCCTATAGGCCTGTACAGCAACTCTCAGAGCTCATGAGGCACGTGTATTCCGAATACCCGGAATACGCCGAACGGAGTGTCTATTGAACCTCTTGGCGAAACAGCAAATAGAGTTTATATACCAACAAGGAGCACACAGTGACAATGTCGGAGTATGCGGACGCATCACCTATTGACAAAATCACCATGGACCCTGCAGATCTCGATCTTCGAATCTGGTTATCTGGAGGGACCTGAGCCATGGATACACCGCTCGGAACCAGCGCCGGACGCCAGAAAACACTTCAGGCCCTCGAAGAACAGACCGAACTCGCTCCAATAGACGAATCGGCCAGCATCAACGACCTTATCGACGCGGTGAACGACATCGCCGTCCCACGCGTCCTCTCACCACCGCAGAAAACCGTCGAACAGATCGATGAGATCCATTCTGCCCTGCCAGAAGACGCACAGCCACACTACGTCAGTGACGACCGGTTGCTCCGCCACATCAACGCGGCCCGCCGCCAGTTCAACGACTGGATGGGCAAACGCCGACGGATGGCAGAGATGCCGTCACCGGTGGAGACTGGGCGCGCGAACTACCCGACGCGGCGCGCACAGAAACGTAGCCGCCTCGAACAGGAAGCCCGTGGGGAGCTGGAGGTGAAACTCGACCGTGCTCAATCGACAGCGCGTGGCGCAGAGCAACGCGCACTGAACGCTATCGGCTCCTCGGTCGGGGAACAGACCGACCAGCGACGTGAACAGCAACGAAACGAGCTACGCGAACAGCTATCCGCGGGCGCAATCGTCAAATTCCGCAATCCACAGTTACGGGCAGGCCGGGTCATTCGGGTGAACAAGAAATCTGTCCGCGTCCAGTATCCCAACCCCCGTGCGGGGACGACTTGCCCAGTGACCGGAAAAGAGGAACCCAATGAACGGGAGGACCGCGTCCAGTTGGATTCCGAGTACCTGGAAATTCTTGATGCCGAAACAATCGATGAAGCCGTCGCTGCGATCGATGAGATAGAACCCCGGGGATAACAACGGCGATACCCGCGCTACCGGCTGGACATGAAGAAAAAAGCGTCAGGCGTCGGGATGATTCTCAATTAGGTAGCCCCGTGCGTCCTCGAGGAACTGGTCATCCTTGCACAGATCGGGTTTCTCGGCTTCGATCGCGACTACTTCGAGCAAGAGCTTCTGGATGTCCTCACGGGTTCGCTTACTGGTTTCCCAGTCAGTGTAGGATGTATCGACGCGTTTCGCGAGCTCCTCGTCGACGCGCTTCGCGATGAACTGGGCCTCATCCTCGTCGTCGATGTACTGCGCGAAGCCCTCGTCGCTGTCGTCCATCAGCGCCGCGAACAGGGCGTGGCCGGATGGTGACAGTCCGCGTTCCTCGGCCTCATCTTCGACCGAGAGGATCTCCTCCTCCAGTTCGACCAGTTCCTCGTACGCGCGGTCGGCGGTCACCTCGTCGCTCTCCCACTTGTCGACGACCTCTCGGACGCGTTCACTCAGCCGCCGGTACCGCGGGTGGTGTTCGGATCGGTCGTCGAGATAGTCGTCGGCGGCGCCGGCGACCTCGGTGATACCCTGCTCCGCGTCCATGTCCCGGACGCGTTCGAGGTGGTCGGCATCGAACTCGACGACCTCGAACTTCTCGTCAAGCCAGTCGGCATTGACCTCGACATTGTTCTCGACGATCTCCTTCGTCTTCTCCCGCAGTCGCTTCTCCGGCTCACTCTCGCGGTTCATGCTGCGCTGGTACGCGAGGTACACCTGCGTCAGCCAGCTGTACTTCTGCGGGCGACCGGTGTTTTCGTCTTCGAGCTCACCCATCGGCGCCAGCGTGTCGTATAGGTTCTCAACGTCCCGGTACAGTTCCTTGAACCGGCGGCGGGCCTCGGCGTCTTTCCGCAGG includes these proteins:
- a CDS encoding N-6 DNA methylase, which codes for MSSQIKPGIREKVTNPLNEISARTGDSSYQVFSDFLDLTISSFSGDERQYSTRVERYRADGHDMATVKDLLQLHAKALSGLTVGLEKTNEDILGFIYEHYSTTSDNFAQHFTPGSVSGTMAEIAFPDEDKICDASPDDPLLIGDLSGCGSGSLLLKSADRLQNIRGDCPAIYVGWDIDPDCAKMCVINFVLNGLPGYVLQGDTLRVQVNRCWKIEPTNLSQEKMPVSEIPDSDQKEIIDELAITV
- a CDS encoding DUF262 domain-containing protein; this encodes MMETLEDFVSKLNKRAFLPGLQREFVWKEEQIAMLFDSFIRGYPVGQVTLWDIDSAEDNFATYEFIRKYIDGDGRVPRRVRDRDARRYNKRVAIEDIICDYLVIDGQQRLNSAYVGLCGSLFTYSGGSAGSRADERFWSEKVLCINLLGSPEYRDADGLGLAGNYEFEFRGTDTLDPESEIGYEKTSLNDDDIHRLWFPVHEFVTEGGAERETSTVDQEVEQQIENLELSATGPQRRALHRVAQRVVTKFRQNVLGYELPSTTVKYSSQEVHTIFSRINLAGESPQPYQYTQSLLATYCPYTEEDAFHPREKLKSHIETLSDRHPAFETEITRQFLTRCLIYLINEDLLQTTVEAFSKDDEVKAMRNKWIAPDDMGNPHGRFETAIDRGFQTVGNVGLAPKSMPSILLVALLAKFYYENPDAEVNEANERAAFRFVAKSQLLNALTGSQARSMAQSLSDLRPEDGFETFPGDQLLDDLDLHLTAEHVDKAVENARYDNGASDGDTFTHKGVAAILGLLDEGHADLDIERLSVDHIYPKACADDIPPAGPDSDGVKIHRIGNLQLLDAAENRRKGDTLPEEWLNGLGEAEADHYRTVNRYPESITPTLENFQEFVERREAAMKEALKEKYAVSAVEP
- a CDS encoding DUF4143 domain-containing protein — its product is MTDLSDGSDFIADAEWHNEWWDTGNGSLSELEQTASLDPRSDLLKVLQSIDDEREDGTESLVYPIYGPTGIGKTTLLQQFTATILDSDTVDFSPGHRDLDIVGSVDPRQILYVPLEDSLYHLEPSSSAVEKLEDVIDYFRSHVAPRRGRKYIILDDIGALRLDEDEQSALLDLVDDDTYLLLTGIVESQVDLREISASSEPKINYPRAMLPMKFIDTIKQGAYDDSALLETDPDFALRVESHQTRSMDGEALIKDVRSNLSESENLDDAVASLNQLYFEAFSDVERDGLYEAAREYLQKGGIFLRATETPVKNELIRSHLLLYLYKELAEYESIQRPENLHRIASLAASQAGNELRYTDISDQLEVDRRTIDSYLSVLDDGLSVSESHDFSLQRHRRTRLYLRNPRHVVLLSQRQEHHGFETYEKTGSLNHEFEYKLARTVAFDHAKRLAWRVGGSGDEDPQVEYFETESGTVDYILHNEDGVVVPFVLSYHPHAGNADTIAAEFDPTVGKHPIPGGEELFDLDYEAPYRFIITDSLPKEVTQSGSLVVERDGVNLCYIPYWLFLLIC